The region GCAGGAAGACGAGCGAAGAATTGAGCAACAAAAAAATCGCAACCAGGAACAGCACGCCGACAAACGGCGAGGCGTCAAGTTGTCCGCGAAAAATCCTGACGTTGCGCGGGTATTTCATTGTCCATTTTGATTCATCCCGCCCGTTACAATGTTCAAAATCTCCGTCGAAGCCTTTTCCATGTCGAGGACGATGCTGTTAACGCGGTTGACGAGGTAGTTGTAGCCGGCGTAGGTGGGAATCGCCACCGCCAGTCCCGCCGCCATACAAATCAGCGCCCCCCAGATTCCGCCCGCCAGATCGTTGGGCGTGGCGAAGGTCCCGGCTTCCTGCAGACGGCGGAACATCTCCATGAACCCCATGACCGTTCCCAACAACCCCATCAGCGGCGCGATCTGTGCAATCGTGGCGAGCAAATTCAATTTGTCTTCCAACCGGGGAACTTCGAGCAGTCCCGCCTCTTCCAGCGCGTCGCGGACTCCTTCCCGGCCACGGTCGCGATTCAGGATCGCTGTTTTCACAAGTCGAGCAACCGGCCCGGGCGTGGCGTCGCATATCGAAAGCGCCTCCACGACGTTCTCCCGCTTCAATACGTTTCGTACACCGTTGAGAAATTCCGACGAATTGATTTGCGCCCGGTGATAATGCAGGAGGCGCTCGACAAATACGACGATGACGACGGCGCTCATCACCAGTAACAGCCAGGTCATGGGTCCGCCGTGTTCCAGCAGGATCGGCAACATTCAGTTTTTATAGGCTTCAAACCGCAAAGTTCAAAGGTCAAAGTTGCCGGACCATCCCTCACCCTTCGCACGTCGCAGTCTCCGGTGACGCAACGCGGGTGGGAGCAGCCAACTTTCTGGCTTGCTTCCGTGCATGAGTCCCGAAATCGTTGACGCATGGAAACGCCCGACCAACTTCGCGAATTGTTCCGGATGCAGAAAATGTTGAATGAGCGCATCGGAGTCAAAACCGATGGTATGAGCGACGAAGACAAGACCAAATGGATACTCAACTATTGCCGCGCCCTGACACAGGAAATCGCCGAGCTGACCGACAGTGTTCCGTGGAAATGGTGGGCCAAATACCAGAAGTTCGACGCGCAAAACGCGCGCGTCGAGGTCGTGGACCTGTTTCACTTTCTCATCAGCCTCGCGCAAGTGCTGGGCATGAGCGCCGACGATGTCTTCAACGCCTACTTGAAAAAGAACGAAGTAAACTTCAAGCGGCAGGAGAGCGGTTACATCACAAAGGATGAGCACGACTCGAAGCACATTTGAACTTCGTCGCCCGGCACCGGGCCGCCGAAATGGAGCACCTCGCGCGATCGCCAGTGGCCGGAGAAATCGCGTGGAAAACTGGCATTCCGTGTCCGGTTTCGCACGGGAG is a window of Candidatus Angelobacter sp. DNA encoding:
- a CDS encoding MotA/TolQ/ExbB proton channel family protein; translation: MLPILLEHGGPMTWLLLVMSAVVIVVFVERLLHYHRAQINSSEFLNGVRNVLKRENVVEALSICDATPGPVARLVKTAILNRDRGREGVRDALEEAGLLEVPRLEDKLNLLATIAQIAPLMGLLGTVMGFMEMFRRLQEAGTFATPNDLAGGIWGALICMAAGLAVAIPTYAGYNYLVNRVNSIVLDMEKASTEILNIVTGGMNQNGQ
- a CDS encoding dUTPase: METPDQLRELFRMQKMLNERIGVKTDGMSDEDKTKWILNYCRALTQEIAELTDSVPWKWWAKYQKFDAQNARVEVVDLFHFLISLAQVLGMSADDVFNAYLKKNEVNFKRQESGYITKDEHDSKHI